Sequence from the Lacerta agilis isolate rLacAgi1 chromosome 6, rLacAgi1.pri, whole genome shotgun sequence genome:
CCAAGTTACAGTATACACTGAAAAATCACATACGTAGCATTAAcagatgtttaaaaaaaacaggtgGTTTATTATAGGCCACTTGACAGTGAATAGGAAAATGGAATGCCTACATGTCTATACAGAAACTCATTAttgatttaaaaaccaaaaatggCTAGACAGTTGAGTTTCAcgcatcatgttgttgttttcttctgtttctttttctcgttttcttccttctccttttcaaTTTCAGCAACATACTTTTCAATTTCATCAGGGCTCAAGATCTGTAACAGCAGTGACAAGATTGCAGTGGGGCTGGGAGTCTTGAGTACCATGTGCATGCAAGGGCTTTTCCATGCCTCCCCTGCTACTAAGGATCATGTGATCTTCCAGAGCAGCATGAAGAAATCAATGTGCCACCCCCTCCCAATGGTATGCACATATGTGCTTTCCAGTCATTCATGGGGCTGTTAGGATACTGTCCCCCACATAGGGAATTTAGGATAATTTAGGAATTATCAAGCCAATTGGTTTTGGACAACCTCTCAAATGAGAGGCAGCACAAGATGAGGAACTAACAGCTATGAACAATTAAGGCTCAAAGTTCTCCTAAGGATGGAACACAATCACAATGGAAGCCTCAAATGGGCAACTGAGGTCTTCCTATTTACTTTCCAGGACcaagcaataaaaaacaacagatcctaaagttgagtgTGAAGCATTGCTTGGATACAAACAGGCACAAGATGATCTTATTAAATGCTGAAACTGAAGGGGGAAAGTCAGTCTTGACTAAGAGGTGAGTTTAAAACTGCACTGTTGCTGAGCAGAAACTGACACTGCTTTTGAAATTCAGAAGCCACTGGAAACTTACCTTAAGAGGTTGGTTTCTTCTCATAACAGCCAGCTCAATATTTTTCCCACCAGACTGTACAACCTTAAATTCAAGAAGTTAAGCAAAAGTGTTAGGAAAAGACTTTCCTGCAACACAAAGTATTGCATTTTTCTAGAAATATTAGAACCATTGGCATTTTAATTCTTGtttttgcttaataataataataataataataataataataataataataatatattattatttataccccgcccatctggctggatttccaacagaatgttaaaatacaataatctattagacattaaaagcttccctaaacagggctgctttcagatgtctcctaaaagtctggtagttggttttctctttgacatctgctgggaaggtgttctacagggtgggtgccactaccgagaaggccctctgcctgattccctgtaacttggcttctcgcagcgagggaaccgccaggaggccctcagaaaattaaaatatattacaaCTATTAGGGCATTAGATCTGGCTTCTCAAACTTGTTCAATAGCCAGCGTTTTAACtttaaaagaaatggaaactGTATGTAAACTTGTCAATAGCCACCCGCCTTGTTAACTAAAGAAGACTCAAATTTAAGACTTGGTTGTTCCGACTCACTTCAAGAAGTGCTTTAATCACAAGCTTAATAGTCAGATCATCTGTTTCAATGGCTTCATCAGTATAGTTTTTTTCCAAAAATTCACGAACTGACTTCGCTCCTCTGCCAATTGCATTAGCCTGGAATTTTAAACGTTTATTAGAAATGAGTTTGCAAGCCAACAGAAAATCTAGATGCGTAACTGAAAAATGTACTCTCTTGCTTAAATTTTCTATCTATACTGCCTTGAAAAGTGTGTGATAACACTTAAAATCTATGGGTTGTATGCAATGCAGTTGTTACACGAGCAGAATAGAACTTCCATTTAAACAATTAAGGCTTCATTTTCCTTTCCCCTACAGCCCCCTGTGCtacctcaaaatctgctccagaacaaACAGAACTCTCCTCGTGCAGTGTTGGATAAAACCAAGAGTAGCAACGACAAAAAGGACAATGGGAACTAGCTTGCAAATTTCTGGATGCACCTAAAACTAAGAGAACCAAAAATGACTTATTTCAGTTCTTTAATTGTCAGATTCCCTCAAACGCCAAAATTTTGTACTCCAGCCCACCAAAGACAGATCTACACATCCACTTTGTCAAGTAGAGAGGGTTGACCATACGTTACTGTGTCCTCTGCCCCCTTGCTATGAGCGAGAAATGTGTGAATGCAGTGCTTCTGTTCATTTCACCATAGCAAGACAAACCCAACTCACTTTCCAAGCATGGTATGTGCCAGAAGGATCAGTCTGATAAAGCCTTGGAGTTCCATCAAAGTCAAATCCTACAATCAGGGCAGAAATACCGAAAGGCCTGCGGCCATTGCTCTGGGTGTACCGCTGTGGAGGAAGAGAAAAAGGTTTCTCATGAAATACATTTATATCACTGGACTATTTTCTTAACTTATTGACTGAAGAAAACATGACCATTGCAAGTGTTCTGAGGAGTCACTTTATTATTAAACCGTATGAAAAAAAGAACAAGCTGGAATCAGAAAAGCCAACTTAACTGGTTTTGGTTTTTCCATCCCATTCCTGACAAAATTAGGAATTTTTACTATGGATTGCACAGAGAGGTTCTTCTTCAGTAGTAAACCAGAGCTCTTTTCCAATTTTACTAGGAATACCACTCACTTATGGTCAAAATATACATTCACTAATTAATGTGTTAATGATCAGTCCACTGATACTTAATAGCTATCGGGTGCTGCAGTAGCAGATAATAAGAGATCCGAGATGACTTcatattttagttttatttttgaaatgcatTGTTGGTGCATTGTTTGTAAATTTTGAATGTACATACGTCTGGTGGACCTACATTATTGTCCAATTTAGTTAAGACAAAATTACTAAAGTTGGGAAATGAAAGGCAAAAAGTGGCAGAAACCACGAAGATAATTTCAAATAGTGACACCAGGTAAATACAGTCACacctcgggttacgaacccgccgaacccgaagtaccggaatgggttacttccgggttcggcgcaccgtgtatgtgcagaagcgccaaattgtgcttcgcgcatgcacagattcGGAACTTCATGTTACGTGTTGCTCATcttgcgaacagggctccagaacggatcccgttcgcaaccagaggtactactgtactaatTCATATTACCGTACTTTTCACGGTCTGTGGAAGAAACTAGGGAGACATCTATACATTGTTACTCAGCAAGTTCAATAAAATATAGCAGCTGCATTACATTATGTTTCTCTGGAATTCTCTGGTATTAACCACCTTTTAACAAGCACTATATAGCTTTTTCTTTGTACATACCTGCTTCAGGCTAGCAATATACCGTGTAATGTACTCCACAGTGACAGGGTCCTCCACTGTAAGTCTATGGCTTTGGCATTCCACCCGAGCTCTATTTATAACTATCCTGGCATCTGCTGTGAGCCCTACAAATAATATAGATGGGCAAAATGTGCCATTTAGCATAGAACACATACAGAAACATTTCTCCTTTAGAAAACATAAATCAAAAGAATTGGGTGAGAAGAGAGGATTAATGACAGGCCACATTTATTGTGCTGATAAATAAAACATGTATGTTCAAAACTTTGTAATTTTGGGGGTAGCTGCATTCAGCATTACTCTAAGCCGAGTTCTACTTGTGTTGGAGGTAGGCGGGAGATTCTTCCTTTCCCCTGCAACCTGCTGAAATGCTATTTCAGAGGGCTCAGGGACAGCATTGGAGGTGATGCTGAGGACTTACAAGGGGAACTGGCAAAAAAAATATTAGTCACTCCCCTTCAGTAAGGAGTCTCCAATGGATGTGAATTTCCTTTGCAAATGGAAACAACCCTTCTATGCAGAGGGGCAAGGCTAAATCTAACTCTGTACGTTAGAAGGGGGTAGAAAACTAGAGGAAACATCCAATGTATGTCCTGCAATGTATTAAAGAGTCATACTGGTTATCAAGCTCAAAAGGATTTTGAGCTGAAAAGAGTTAAGCACTCTTCCTGACTGGCCTTCTTCCACTCAGGCTGCTTTTGGctaaagaggaaagaaaagagaaggattTCTGGGTTGCATCAAGTTTAGTCCTTAGTTTTGAACAGAATGAAAACTCTGTGTTAACCTATTTTGTTAATATCTCACATGGCAGCTGCCAAGTATTCTTTTTAGAGCTATAAAACCAAATTGGCATGGTTTGACAACCTGGAGTTTAAGGACTGGGCTACAAATGAGGAAAACTATTAATTTTATACCTAGTATAATTAGATTAACCACTAAAGAAAGTTTTAACAGGCCTTTATTTTACCATTTACATTTTGTGCAACTGTTGATACTTTCACTATCTGCATTCAAATTTTAGAAACTAATCAGAATTAGATGATGTACTTTTAAGCACATGCAAATAGTTATGTTTTATGAGCAGTTTATAGCACAAGTGTGCAAGAAAATGAAGCAGAGCAGTTCCTAACAGAGCTGTCCAAGACAACACTCTGAATCCAACAAGCAGAGGAGTTACttacttaattattattatttattgactttatataccgccctatacccggggtcTCAAGACGGTTCACTTAAAATCTTCAACCTCATCTATAACAtaacctgattttatttttttgcttttctttgcaaTTAAGGTATTTAGAAGATCTACCTATACATTAATCATGGAAGCTGAAAACAAAAAATGACACCGCTTATTTTTGCTGCACTGCAGAATGTTCTAAACAACTCAATTTTACTCCAAAGCCCCATTCCTGGTATTTAGGGGACTCCATCATAACAGTACCTGCAAAAGCCATGCAGACATTGTCATCAAGGGCACAGATCTTTCGGACAGTTCTTTCATCCTGAAGTTTTGCCACAGATTTCTTCTCCACGCCAAGAACAACAATATCTTTTCCTCGTACTCCAACCTTAAATATCACACAGTGCATTAGAGatctttttaaattttgctttagaGATGACATTTTCAAACAGCTCCATCAAATATTAACTATAATAAAGTGTGACaggagcaaaaaacaacaacagctgaaggCAACCCAAACTGACTAAAGACAATAGTGCTTTAACATTGACTTGCATACGAAGCATGAAATTGTTTACATGTGACTCTATAAACAGTATCTTGTGATAATGAGTTGGAATATCACATTTcattgggtgatatccaattACATCATTTATACCCAGTgcagacccactgaaaacaatgaacCTGCTAACAATGGATATCACCCATTAAAATTGAAGAAAACTGaaaatattgtgcagcttgaaaTAGTTTTAAGATAGATGAAGAAGCTTTAAGCGAagttctaaatacagtggtacctctggttaagaacttaattcgttctggaggtccgttcttaacctgaaactgttcttaacatgaagcaccactttagctaatgggacctcccgctgccgctgcgccgccagagcacaatttctgttcttatcctgaagcaaaattcttaacctgaagcatatgtaacctgaggtaccactgtagtctataattttattatgttcaATTTCTGCCCTAGTCATAACTATTCAATTTCTCTCAGCAGTATCCAACCTCTGCCTTTCACGCTCCCATCTCTCTGAAAATTGACCAACTTTTGAATGCTTTAATAACCTCtcatcatagaatcgtagaattggaagtaCCGGTAAACCAAAGTGTCATCTTctgctcctttccttccacctcACTTATCAGCCTTCCACCTTACTTTCCATGCAGCTCCTCTTTCAAATATCAAACACCCAATTTAGGTAGTGATGAGGCCTCAGCCACACTCTGCAATGATCTAATCTCCCTTAGTAGGCTTTGACATGGTTGCACTTTCATTCTTCTCATGCCAGCCCactcccccaattcattatatatgacccggaagctgtacgccggctccctcggccagtaatgcgagatgagcgccgcaaccctagagttggacacgactggacctaatggtcagaggaggggtccctttacctttttaaccctTCAGAATTCAATCACGCAACCTCCACTTCTCAGACATAGTCTCTCTGACATCTTTTTCCTGCATTCTAACTGCATGGTCGCTACTAGACTCTTTCAGCTAACAGCTTCCCCTTCCCCATGGTTTACACAGCCCTTTCAGTCAACTCTGACCATGCTATCTCACCAGATCCTTTGTACAAGGCCCACTCctatactgactggggctgatgagagttctaTGCCTGAACATCTGAACGACACCATATTAAGGAAGGTTGTTTTAACTAATACACTACTTTACTGCTTCCCTAACCTTCACCATTATGCATGTGTGTAGCCATATGCATTTGCACATGTCTGtatttgcacacaaacacacaatttacACAATCAACACCAGCTGATTAAATTTTTTCCTGGCATGTTCTAGTTAGACAACAAGTGTGATAGGGTAAAAGAATTGGTGGATATTCCTGCTAGCTCTCTTCCTGCAGAGTGGTGGGATTACAGTACTGTATGTTTTTAGTGAGGGAGGCACTGAAGCATAAAATTCTGCTTGCCCTTGTTCAACAAAGGCACTGATTAGAATTGGCACTTCCTTACATTGGAGCCTTACAGTTCCTATGTGTGCTACATTCTGAATAACAAATTGGTataatttggatatgcagtaaataaaaatataaacaaggaACTGCAGAAGAGGGGGAGCGGAGTCGAAATCAGAGAATTGATTGTGATTTaaatttattcttattttgtACCCTATATTGTAAAAGCTTGTAGCCACATTCTGAAAAGTATGCCCTTGCGTGCTATTATTTTTTGTCACAATCAAAACGCCTGCATCATCCAAACACTGCCCCACATGGTTTGCCTACTTAATCTGAATTTGCTGCTTCCTTGGAATATCTGATGAATTTAAAGAAGAAACACGACAGAAATGCCAAATCTCTTGCACACCTGAACAGCCCCAGTCCgcacacacaacatttgaatggttattattattattccctgtttagggaagcttttaatgtgtgatattttaatgtatttgatttttgttggaagccgcccagagtggctgggtaaatccagccagatgggcggggtacaaataataataataataaaaaataataataatagaatttatgtatcgccctatacccagagattTCATGGCggctcacagaacaaaatcaaaatataaaaccaaaaagTATATATTCAAAAGCCAATAACCCcccccatcaacttgggggagggggagcaaaggGAGTTGGCACCTCTGTTCCGCGTGTTCACCCTCTCACACAAAAAACACCGGGCTTATTTGTTTATGAagcatttttttataaataaacgaACTTGAATTAAATAAGCGGCTCCCTTTGATGGTGGAAATAGcctgaggagaaggagggaagagacCAGTAcccccaataaataataataattattattattttaagaaagatATACAGCtgcatcattattttttaaaccaccGCAGGGTTTTACAACGACGCGAGTCCGGCTCCTCCGCCCAAGGCTCCCGTTCCCCCTCGCGGCCTTCCGGCCCCTCACTTTCGGCCCTGCCTCCTCCGCCTTACCGCCGTGGAGCCCTTTTTCACGGCCTCCTGGGCGTACTCGACTTGGAAGAGGTGCCCGTCGGGGGAGAAGACGGTGATAGCCCGGTCGTAGCTCATGGCTGCCGCTGCCTGAGAGAAACAGAAACGGCCGCCGAAACTCTCCGCCCGGCGCTCTTCCTCCTCAAAAGAGCACCGTCACTTTCCTCGCCGCGCACGCGCGAGACGGTATTCACGCAACGCCCCTGCGCACACTCCGGCGCCCCAACCATAGAGTCAGGTGGGGAAACGCacgagggaagaggagggagcgTACGTGGAGTGCGTACCCGCCGCCGCCCGCAAGCAACTCGGGTCTATCAGCTTGGCCGACGCAGAGCGGCGACGCGATTGGTCGAGTAagccgccgccgccccgccccccagtttAAGCTAAGCGCTTTGGTACGTAAACAGCGGAGGTGAGGTAAGCGCGCGGGCGGGCGGCGAGCCGAGCGGCGCTGCGCACACGACGTACGCGCGGGCTCGCCGACTGCTCCTCTGTCCGCCTCTCCACCTGCCGCCCTCACGCACTTGGCGTACCGCGGCCTCCTTTCCCTACGCACTTGGCGTACCGAGATGCTCCTGTTGGCCAAGACAGGGAAGAGATGCTATTCGCTTGCGACAGGAAACCCAGCAGCAGGGATGCACCATGTGCATTgcaaagggggaggaggggatgaAGCTGGAtttgaaggcggggggggggggggaagcggagcAGCTCAGGTGGCTTTGctgcctcctccaccaccaaGCCTCGGCAGCTGGCTCTCCGCCTTGCATTGGGAGTAGGAGCGTCCAGGTAAAGGGGGTGCACGAAGGTTCTTGGTGCAATGCCCCTGGCTCATTGCAAGGCGCAGATTGTACCATCTGCTCTGGCTCCCCTCCTCATGCACTGCGGCGAATGCTGTGCCCGTGCACGGCAATAGCAGCTAGATAATAACAATATTATTACATCCTGGGAACCACTATATTATTTgacacatcttttaaaaaaagaccatcCCACCATGTCGGTTGCCTTTGCTTCTGCTCGCCCAAGAGGCAAAGGAGAGGTCACCCAGCAAACTATCCAGAAGGTAACAGAAAAAGAaccgggggagggggtggaattaAGAGCATGCTTTAATATAgacaagcgtgtgtgtgtgtgtgtgtgtcaatgtgTGTGCAAGTCTCCATCGtcgggagtggggagggggaagggtaaTTTTATAAGATGCTCCTGCTAAGTAGTGAATTTGCAAGGGCTTGGAAGGATGGACCGctgtagaagaggaggaggcggaaCAAAGCAAAGGTGTTCAGATGATggcaaagggagagggggagagatggaAAGGATCAAAGGAGCCGAGGGAGAATGTTGCAAAATGAAACGGATATATTTTCCTTGAAGGATCTTCATGCTTGGAAATACTTTCATTGCTACGTACATTGCAGAAAATAGCCCAAAGTGCAAACAGACTGTTGTGTGTTATATATGACAGCATAGCAGCGTTTTTAACACAGAAAGAGAAATCTACCTATCTGTGGCTGTACGTTTTTATCTTTGTATTTTCCTGTTCGTTTTGGAAGGTTCGTCATGGTTTTAAAGGGGACCTTAAGGAAGTGTGACAGGGGATTATGGCTGATTTTCGTCTTAAGGCTTCctcttttttattactattattattttaaaagaaaatgtgtgttgATGTCAAGTGTTTGGCATGGAACGATTCTGTAAGATCCTCTGAAAAGCAACAACGTTGCAGATTCAAAAGCAAAATCTTAAATGCTTGATGGAGGGAGATTCGGgcattttaattaattcatttcTAAATGGGAGCAGAATTGTAACCTTTGTAAGGAAAACAAGGCAGGTGTTCCCCTGTGTACAAGTTTGCAATGCCGCTTTCTGAAGAGGAGAAAGCcctgagagggagagaggcaaggGAATGTACCATCCAAgttctccccctgcctcccttTCCCAGGGAAAGGGCTGTAAATAATAGGAGAGGTGTGGAGATGTCAATAATGAGTAATAGATCTGTTAACGCTTAAACAATATGCTATTTCCAGTGTCTGCTTGTCAGCCTCCCTTTATCCTTGGAAGTGGGCATGCTCCTAGCTTTACTGTAGCAATTGTTCAGGAGTCGTAAGCCCAGGGTCttggaagaagcaaaggaggATTAATGACAGCCTGTTTGTCAGTGATGATGGCAAATGCAAGAAGGAGGTGTTAGAGCACAAATCTGCAGTACATAGACAAAGCTGTCATGCAGAAATGCAAGATAGCTTGTTTAAAAACTCACCCTAGCAGGTGTAGATCTGGAAGCGTACATTAGGCAGGTTAGGAACCTCCTGCCCTCTCAATATGGGTAGGACAAAAATAGCCAAAGTTAAATGCTTAAGGCTGCAGTTCCAAGTCTAGGAAGCAAGGCAAGTGacttgacttctgagtaaacatttggCTGCAAGTCACATTGACTTCCATGGGAGAGATGATTGTTTATATAGTACTATAGTGTttcactgcgggaggcagtgaaagataggcgtgcctggcgtgctctggtccatggggtcacgaagagtcggacacgactgaacaacaacaatagtgttttatataggaacataggaagcggccttataccgagtcagatcattgatctatctagcccagtattgtctacactgactggcagctgctctccaggattttaaactggggtctctcccagtcctgcctggggctgctgaggactgaacctgtgaccttctgcaggcaaagcagatgttcttccactgagttatggcccttccccatatcaatccctgccccaaggagcttacagtcaACAATCAGATCTCAGTACACGTGTCACTATCGTAATGAAATAAATGGGTATGCCACATCCTTCACTctcagcttaataataataataataccccacccatctgtctgggtttcctcagctattctgggtggcttctaacaaaatataaaaacatacccTGTGTTGGCTTTTCTTACAGGTTGCTTGT
This genomic interval carries:
- the PSMA7 gene encoding proteasome subunit alpha type-7; the encoded protein is MSYDRAITVFSPDGHLFQVEYAQEAVKKGSTAVGVRGKDIVVLGVEKKSVAKLQDERTVRKICALDDNVCMAFAGLTADARIVINRARVECQSHRLTVEDPVTVEYITRYIASLKQRYTQSNGRRPFGISALIVGFDFDGTPRLYQTDPSGTYHAWKANAIGRGAKSVREFLEKNYTDEAIETDDLTIKLVIKALLEVVQSGGKNIELAVMRRNQPLKILSPDEIEKYVAEIEKEKEENEKKKQKKTTT